GCCTGCTGGCGCCCGGCGTGGCACAGGGCGCGAGCTCGCCGGTCACCCTGCTGGGCGAAACGCTGATCGGCTACTACGTCGCCATGAAGGGCGTCGACGAGGTGCACCTGCTGAACATCACCGTCGCGCCGGCCTTCCAGCGCCAGGGCTGGGCGCCGCTCATGCTCGAGGCGCTGGGCGGCTGGTCGCGCGCCGAGGGGGCGCAGTGGCTGTGGCTCGAAGTGCGCCAGAGCAACCAGCGCGCGCTCGACATCTACATGCGCCAGGGCTTTCGCAGCGTCGGGGTGCGCAAGGGCTACTACCCGGCGCACGACGGCAAGCGCGAGGACGCCGTCGTCATGAGCCTGCGTTTGAACGAATCAGGCTCCGCCTGGGGAGCCTTGCGATGAGTGCGGTACAGACATTGAAGCTCGACGCGCGTCAGCGCGCGATGCTCGACGAGATGGGCGTGAAGGTCTGGTGGCCCGTGCCCGAGGCGGTGGAAGCGGCGGCGCCTGAGACGGCTGCTGTTGCCGAAGAAGAGGTAGCCGTGGTCGAAGAACGCGTGCAGGTCGAAGCACCCGTTGCCGCGCCGGCACCGGCCGCCCGGCCTGCTGCGGCACCCGCACCGGCTGCCCGCCCGGCGGCTGCGCCGCTGTCCCAGGGCGCTGCCGTGCTGGTCGAGGCGCCCTGCCGTCTCTATGCCGACGCTGGCGCACCGGAATCCACGCAGGGCGGCTGGCTGGTCGTGGCCGACATGCCGCCCGAAGCCGACGGCCGCCACGGCGAGCCCTTCGAGGGCGACGCCGGCCGCCTGCTCGACAACATGCTGCGCGCACTGAAGCTGCACGACGGCCAGACGCCAGTGCACCTCATGCGCACCCACCGCGGCGTGGCCGCCGGCCAGCCCGGCAGCCCGCGCGCAATCGACGAGGCCTTCGACGAGCACGCCGCGGCGCTCGCCCCCCGCATCGTGCTGGCGATGGGCCCGTTGGCGGCGCAAAGCCTGATGCGCAGCGGCGACCCGTTGGGCAAGCTGCGCGGCCGCGTTGTGCCGCTGGATTCCGTCGGTGGCGCGGCGGTGGTGGCGACCTACCACCCCGCGTATTTGCTGCGCAATCCCGCCGACAAGGCCCGCGCCTGGGCCGACCTCTGCCTGGCCGCCGAACAGCACACGCCCGCTCCAAGCTGAGGGCCGAAAGCGGGCCGCCTAAAATCAGGCCCCATGACTTTCCTCGACAAGCTGGCCGCCGCACAGCAAAAAAACGGCTCCCTGCTCTGCGTGGGGCTCGATCCGGAGCCAGCCAGATTTCCGGGGCAATTCAAGGGCGACGCCAGCCGCATCTATGACTTCTGCGCGCGCATCGTCGACGCGACGGCCGACCTGGTCATCGCCTTCAAGCCGCAGATCGCCTACTTCGCGGCCCACCGCGCCGAAGCCCAGCTCGAACAGCTGATGGAGCACATGCGCCGCAACGCGCCCCACGTGCCCACGATCCTCGACGCCAAGCGCGGCGACATCGGCTCCACCGCCGAGCAATACGCCCTGGAAGCCTTCGAGCGCTACGGCGCCGACGCGGTGACGCTGTCGCCCTTCATGGGCTTCGACTCGGTCGCGCCGTACCTCAAGCACGAGGGCAAGGGCGCCTTCCTGCTGTGCCGCACCAGCAACCCTGGCGGATCTGACCTGCAGGGGCAGCGGCTGGCGGATGTCGAGGGGCAGCCCTTTTTGTACGAACACGTCGCCAGGCTGGCGCAGGGGCCGTGGAACCTGAATGGCCAGCTTGGCCTGGTGGTGGGCGCGACCTACCCGGCAGAGATCGAACGCGTGCGCGAACTCGCGCCGACGGTGCCGCTGCTGATTCCAGGCGTCGGCGCCCAGGGCGGCGATGCGGTCGCCACGGTGCGCGCCGGCTGGCGTGCCGATGCGCCGATCGTCGTGAACTCGTCGCGAGCGATCATTTATGCGTCGTCGGGCGACGACTTTGCCGAAGCGGCGAAAAAGGCCGCGCGCACCACGCGCGACGCGTTGGAAGCCGCCAAACCCTGAGTTTCAGGCCCGCCGCAGGCGGGTGAAGAGCTCGAATTCCCAGTTGCGCATGCCCAGCAGCAGCGTGTAGCCCTCGCGGTCCTTGGCTGACAGCTTCTGGTCAGTCTGGTGCTGCTGCGCAAAGTCCTGCGCCACGCGCTGCAGGCGCTCCAGGAAGGCCGGCGCCAGCGAGCGGCTGATCGAGCCGTGCACCAGCAGCAGCCCCTCGGCCGGGCCGTCGAAGCCACCGCGGTAGTAGTCGAGCACCACGTTCTCGCGGAAAAACTCCATCACCGGGCCGTGCGGCCGCCAGCGGAAGGTCTTGGCGAGCTTCAGGCGATACCGATTGAGTGGGCGCAGCTCGATGATGCCGATGCGGTCCAGCTGCGCCAGGCAGCCGATGCACTCGGCCTCGCTCACGCGGTAGGCCGTCACGATCTGCTCCAGCGTCCACTGGCTCAGCACGCTGATGGCCACCAGCAGCAGCTTCTTGTCCTTGACCACGGCCTTTTCCTGCTCGTGCGTCAGCTCCTTCAGCAGCGGCTGGGCGTCGGCCACGCGGCGCGCCAGCTCGGCGAAATCGATCTTCAGCGCCCGGCAGATGGCGTCCACGCGCGACAGCGGCATGTCGCTCTTGGCCAGCATCCGCTTGACGCTGGATTCGGCCATATCGAGCGACCGCGCCAGGTCGGCGTAGGTCATGCGCGCGCTTTTGAGTTCGTTCTTGAGGGCCTGGACGAGATCGACGGTGGTGCTCATGGCCCGGAAGCGTACACGGGCGCCGGCAAGTATCGATTGAAGATACCGTCAGGTGTGAATTAGTGCCACGTATCGATTCTCGATGCCTGTGGAGCGGCCCGCCACTAAATTCCGCGGCTCGTACCGACCCACCCCCACCGAGGACCGCCATGCTTCTGCCCTCTCTCAGCCGCCGCGAACGCGGGTTGCTTTTCACTTTCGCGCTGCTTACGCTGATCGCCTTCTTCGGCCCCGATCTGCCGGCCGCCGAAGTCGCCATCGCCTCGGTGTTCGCCGACGACCGCGCCTGGCACGGCCTGCCCAACGCGATGGACGTGCTGAGCAACATTCCCTTCGTGGTGATCGGCCTGTGGGGCCTGTACCGGCTCAACCGCATCGACCGCTCGCACCAGGAAGCGCTGTCGCAATTCCCCCTGGCCCCGCCCGCCAGCGACCCGCCAGACAACACGCTGGACTGCGCCTGGCTCTTCTTCGCCGGCCTGATCGCCACCGCCGCGGGCTCGGCCTTCTTCCACCTCGTGCCCGACGCCCCCCGGCTCGCTGCCGACCGCGCCGGCATGGCGGTGGCCTTCGCAGGGCTGATCGGGGTGGCGGTCTGCGAGCGGGTGAGCCAGCGCGCCGGCTGGCCCGCCGCCTGGTTCGTGCTGACGGCCGGCCTGCTCTCGGCCGAGGTGTTCCAGGAAACCGGCAACGTCATGCCCTGGGCGCTGGTGCAGTTCGGCGGCATGGCGCTGGTGGTGACGCTGGCGCTGGCCACGCCGATGCGCAAGTCGCTCGGGCTGAAGCTGGGCTGGGTCATCTTCTTCTACGTGCTGGCCAAGGCCTTCGAGATGGCCGACCACCAGATCTACGAATTCACGCGGCACACGGTTTCAGGCCATACGCTGAAGCATCTGACGGCCTCGCTCGCCGGGCTGCCCGTGGTGCTTGCGCTCCACAAGCTCGAAATGCGCTGGGAAGCCGCACTACGGCACAATCCGGGCGCCGCCGCCGTGGCCGCCTGAGGAGCACTCTTCGAATGACAAATCCCGCCGCTGCCGCAGCCACACCCGTGGCCCATGAAGCGAACGCCCACGCCAACCAGTTCGCCCTCCTCAAGCAGCGGCGCTTCGCGCCTTTCTTCTGGACCCAGTTCGCTGGCGCGGCGAACGACAACCTCTTCAAGTTCGCCTTCACCGTCATGGTGACCTACCAGCTCCAGCTGAGCTGGATGCCGCCTGCCATGGCGGGGCTGGTGATCGGTGCGCTGTTCATCCTGCCGTTTTTGCTGTTCTCGGCCACGTCCGGCCAGCTCACCGACAAGTTCGACAAGACGAAGATGATCCGCTTCGTCAAGAACCTCGAGATCGTCATCATGCTGATTGCGGCCTGGGGCTTCGTCACGGCCAATGCCGTGGTGCTGCTGGGTTGCGTGTTCCTCATGGGGCTGCATTCCACGCTGTTCGGGCCGGTCAAGTTCGCCTACCTGCCGCAGGTGCTCGATGCGCGCGAGCTCACGGGCGGCAACGGCATGGTCGAGATGGGCACCTTCGTTGCCATCCTGCTCGGGCAGGTCGCGGGCGGGCTGCTGGTGGCGGTGCCGCAGATCGGCCACATGAGCGTGGCCGTGGGCTGCGTGCTGCTGGCGCTGGTGGGGCGGGGCGTGGCGCAGGCCATTCCGCAGGCGCCGGCCACCGACCCGGGGCTGGTCATCAACTGGAACCCCATCAGCGAAACCTGGCGCAACCTGAAGCTCGCGAACGAGAACGTGGTGGTGTTCCGCTCGCTGCTGGGCATTTCGTGGATGTGGTTCTTCGGCGCGGTGTTCCTGAGCCAGTTTCCGAGCTTCGCCAAGGAAGTGCTGCACGGCGACGAGCAGGTGGCCTCGCTGTTGCTGGTGGTGTTCTCGGTGGGCATCGGCGTCGGCTCGCTGCTGTGCGAGACGCTGAGCCGCCGGCAGGTGGAAATCGGCCTGGTGCCGCTGGGCGCCATCGGCATGAGCGTGTTCGCCATCGACCTGTACTTTGCTTCGCGCGGGCTGCCCAAGGTGCCCGAGATGGGCATCGGCGCCTTCGTGCACCAGGGCGCGCACTGGCGCGTGATGGCCGACCTGGCACTGCTGTCGCTGTTCGCGGGGCTCTACAGCGTGCCGATGTACGCGCTGATCCAGTTGCGCAGCCAGCCCACGCACCGCGCGCGCATCATCGCGGCGAACAACATCCTCAACGCGCTGTTCATGATCGGCAGCTCGGTCATCGCCGGTGCGCTGCTGGGGGCGGGCTTCACCATTCCGCAGATCTTTTTGTTCACCGGCATCGCCAACGCGGTGGTGGCGTTCTACATCTTCATGCTGGTGCCCGAGTACCTGCTGCGCTTCGTGGCCTGGGTGCTGTCGCGCTTTGTCTACCGTTTCGACATCAAGGGCGAGTCGCACATTCCCACCGAGGGCGCGGCGGTGCTGGTGTGCAACCACGTGAGCTTCATCGATGCGGTGCTGCTGATGGCGGCGAGCCCGCGGCCGATCCGCTTCATCATGGACCACCGCATCTTCAAGGTGCCGGTGCTCGGCTGGCTGTTCAAGCTGGCCAAGGCCATTCCCATCGCGCCACAGAAGGAAGACCCGGCAGCGTACGAAGCGGCCTTTGCCAAGGCGCTGGGCGTGCTGCGCGAGGGTGACCTGCTCGCAATCTTCCCGGAGGGTGCGATCACGCGCGACGGCACGCTGCAGCCCTTCAAGGGCGGCGTGATGAAGATCGTCGAGAGCGCGCGCGCCGAAGGCCTGGAGCCGCCGGTGATCCCGATGGCGCTGATCAACCTCTGGGGCTCGTACTTCAGCCGCATCGAGCTGCGTGGCGGCGAGCAGGTGGCCATGGCCAAGCCCTTCCGCCGCGGCTTCTTCAGCCGCGTGGGCCTGAACGTCGGCGGCCCCGTGCCGCCGGCCGAGGTGCAGCCCGAGTCGCTGCGCCAGCGCGTTGGCGCCCTGCTGGGCGCCTGAGACACCGCAAAAGTATCAGTTGCAGATACCGGTGGCGCTGAAAGCCGCCACTGGTGCAAGCATTCAAGCCTCGCGGTGCGGGGGCGAACCATCATTCGCTCACCTTCACTACGCCGCGAGGCACACATGCAACCCCTCTCATCCACCTCGACCGTTTTCATCCAGCGCGACACGCGGGCCTGGCAGTTCCAGGCCTGGGCTTCGTTCGCGATCGCCGTCTTCCTGTGCGCCACCGGCCTGAGCTGGCTGCCAGGGGAGGCGCTGGACCGGGCGTTCATGGTGATGGGCTACGTGTTCTGCCTGAGCACCGCCTTCATGCTGGCCAAGTTCGTGCGCGACAGCCAGCAGGCCGCCGAGCGCGGCGCCGATGCGGGCCGTGACGTGCCTATGTGGAAGCTGGTCGTCTGGGGCAGCTTCTTCACCGCGATGGGCCTGACCGGCTGGGGCCTCGTGCGCATGGAGATCAACGAGGCCTACAAGGCCTTCCTGGGCGTGAGCTGGCTGTTCCTCATCAGCTCGGCCTTCACGCTGGCCAAGACGCTGCGCGACCGCCATGAAGCCGACATGGCCGAAGCCCGCCTGCAGGGCCGCCGCCAGGCCCGCGCCGAAGCCGCTGCTTCCTCTGCCGAATAACCCATGTCCGATCAACGAAAGCCCATCATGAAAAAGTCGATTGCCGCTGTCCTCGTCGCCGCCTGCACCGCCTTCGCCGGCGTCACGGTTCCCCTGCATGCCCAGGCGCAGAGCGAGGCTTCGATTGCCCTCTCGCTGATGCCGGTGGCATCGGTGGTGGTCACCGCCTCCGCTGTCGGGGCTTCGGCCACCGCGGCGGTCGCGCTGCCTGCCGCGCTGTCGGTGGCGGGCTCGACGCTCACTGTGGTCGCGGTCGAAGCCTCTGCCGACGGCACGGTGTACGTGCTCGAACGCGCCTCGGACGGCGCGCGCGCCAGCATCAAGGTGGCAGGGCGCGCCGCCAACGGCGTATCGAACGCGGTTGGCACCAGCGTCGTCGTCAGCGTGATCGGCACGGGCGTCGTGCTGTCGGCCGCCGGTGAAGTGCTGGCCTTTGTGCCCAACGCCATCGGCCGCGCGCTGCTCTACAACGAGAGGCTGTCATGAAGCGCGGCGCGCTGCCCGTGTTCTGCGGGCTCGCCACCGTCGTCGTCTTCGCCGCGATGGCCTTGCTGCCGATGCAGGCGCGGGCCGGCCGCTCGTGCGAGCAGGTCAGGCCGACGCCCGACGTGATCGTCAAGGGCATGCAAATGGCCGAGCGCACCTCGCAGGCGCTCGACGCCAGCGGCGCGCGCGTCGTGATCCTCGCGCGCGCCGGGCAAGACCTGAGCAAGTACGGCCTGCGCTATTCGCACCTGGGCTTCGCCTACAAGACCGATGCCGGCCCGTGGCGCGTGGTGCACAAGCTCAACCAGTGCGGCACCGCGGTGGCGGCCATCTACCGCCAGGGGCTGGGCGAGTTCTTCCTCGACGACCCGTGGCGCTACGAGGCGGCCTGGGTCGTGCCCACGCCCGACGTGCAGACGCATCTGCTGGCCGTGCTGAACGAATCGCCCGCGCGCATCGTGCGGCTGCACATCGCGCCGTACAGCATCGTGAGCTACGTCTGGGGCCAGAAGTACCAGCAGTCGAACCAGTGGGCGGTGGAGACGCTGGCCGCCGCCATGGAACCCGCCACCATCGTCAACCGCACGCAGGCGCAGGCCTGGATGCAGTTCAAGGGCTACGAGCCGACCACGCTGAAGCTCGGGCCACTCACCCGGCTGGGCGGCCGCGTAGGCTCGGCAAACGTGGCCTTCGACGATCATCCGAACGACAAGCGGTTCTCGGACCGCATCGAGACGGTGACGGTCGATTCGGTGTTCGCGTGGCTGCCGCGTGCCGGG
This is a stretch of genomic DNA from Variovorax paradoxus. It encodes these proteins:
- the rimI gene encoding ribosomal protein S18-alanine N-acetyltransferase, producing the protein MSAVLQPVEARLEPLTVERIDAVCAVEQTAYSHPWTRANFTDSMAVGYHCQCLLAPGVAQGASSPVTLLGETLIGYYVAMKGVDEVHLLNITVAPAFQRQGWAPLMLEALGGWSRAEGAQWLWLEVRQSNQRALDIYMRQGFRSVGVRKGYYPAHDGKREDAVVMSLRLNESGSAWGALR
- a CDS encoding uracil-DNA glycosylase family protein, with product MSAVQTLKLDARQRAMLDEMGVKVWWPVPEAVEAAAPETAAVAEEEVAVVEERVQVEAPVAAPAPAARPAAAPAPAARPAAAPLSQGAAVLVEAPCRLYADAGAPESTQGGWLVVADMPPEADGRHGEPFEGDAGRLLDNMLRALKLHDGQTPVHLMRTHRGVAAGQPGSPRAIDEAFDEHAAALAPRIVLAMGPLAAQSLMRSGDPLGKLRGRVVPLDSVGGAAVVATYHPAYLLRNPADKARAWADLCLAAEQHTPAPS
- the pyrF gene encoding orotidine-5'-phosphate decarboxylase; translation: MTFLDKLAAAQQKNGSLLCVGLDPEPARFPGQFKGDASRIYDFCARIVDATADLVIAFKPQIAYFAAHRAEAQLEQLMEHMRRNAPHVPTILDAKRGDIGSTAEQYALEAFERYGADAVTLSPFMGFDSVAPYLKHEGKGAFLLCRTSNPGGSDLQGQRLADVEGQPFLYEHVARLAQGPWNLNGQLGLVVGATYPAEIERVRELAPTVPLLIPGVGAQGGDAVATVRAGWRADAPIVVNSSRAIIYASSGDDFAEAAKKAARTTRDALEAAKP
- a CDS encoding helix-turn-helix domain-containing protein → MSTTVDLVQALKNELKSARMTYADLARSLDMAESSVKRMLAKSDMPLSRVDAICRALKIDFAELARRVADAQPLLKELTHEQEKAVVKDKKLLLVAISVLSQWTLEQIVTAYRVSEAECIGCLAQLDRIGIIELRPLNRYRLKLAKTFRWRPHGPVMEFFRENVVLDYYRGGFDGPAEGLLLVHGSISRSLAPAFLERLQRVAQDFAQQHQTDQKLSAKDREGYTLLLGMRNWEFELFTRLRRA
- a CDS encoding MFS transporter, giving the protein MTNPAAAAATPVAHEANAHANQFALLKQRRFAPFFWTQFAGAANDNLFKFAFTVMVTYQLQLSWMPPAMAGLVIGALFILPFLLFSATSGQLTDKFDKTKMIRFVKNLEIVIMLIAAWGFVTANAVVLLGCVFLMGLHSTLFGPVKFAYLPQVLDARELTGGNGMVEMGTFVAILLGQVAGGLLVAVPQIGHMSVAVGCVLLALVGRGVAQAIPQAPATDPGLVINWNPISETWRNLKLANENVVVFRSLLGISWMWFFGAVFLSQFPSFAKEVLHGDEQVASLLLVVFSVGIGVGSLLCETLSRRQVEIGLVPLGAIGMSVFAIDLYFASRGLPKVPEMGIGAFVHQGAHWRVMADLALLSLFAGLYSVPMYALIQLRSQPTHRARIIAANNILNALFMIGSSVIAGALLGAGFTIPQIFLFTGIANAVVAFYIFMLVPEYLLRFVAWVLSRFVYRFDIKGESHIPTEGAAVLVCNHVSFIDAVLLMAASPRPIRFIMDHRIFKVPVLGWLFKLAKAIPIAPQKEDPAAYEAAFAKALGVLREGDLLAIFPEGAITRDGTLQPFKGGVMKIVESARAEGLEPPVIPMALINLWGSYFSRIELRGGEQVAMAKPFRRGFFSRVGLNVGGPVPPAEVQPESLRQRVGALLGA
- a CDS encoding YiaA/YiaB family inner membrane protein, with the translated sequence MQPLSSTSTVFIQRDTRAWQFQAWASFAIAVFLCATGLSWLPGEALDRAFMVMGYVFCLSTAFMLAKFVRDSQQAAERGADAGRDVPMWKLVVWGSFFTAMGLTGWGLVRMEINEAYKAFLGVSWLFLISSAFTLAKTLRDRHEADMAEARLQGRRQARAEAAASSAE
- a CDS encoding DUF2145 domain-containing protein, translating into MKRGALPVFCGLATVVVFAAMALLPMQARAGRSCEQVRPTPDVIVKGMQMAERTSQALDASGARVVILARAGQDLSKYGLRYSHLGFAYKTDAGPWRVVHKLNQCGTAVAAIYRQGLGEFFLDDPWRYEAAWVVPTPDVQTHLLAVLNESPARIVRLHIAPYSIVSYVWGQKYQQSNQWAVETLAAAMEPATIVNRTQAQAWMQFKGYEPTTLKLGPLTRLGGRVGSANVAFDDHPNDKRFSDRIETVTVDSVFAWLPRAGLGAAPVTLRLQ